One Palaemon carinicauda isolate YSFRI2023 chromosome 4, ASM3689809v2, whole genome shotgun sequence DNA segment encodes these proteins:
- the LOC137639001 gene encoding uncharacterized protein codes for MHSLQCNKEIGWDNRLSEDLLREWNNIAKQLNSSPMISVNRFVGRRDMYNLIAYTDSSRSIYGCVVFLYNLRTKKTNFVMAKNRFVNKQLESKSIPSLEFQAVSLGTEVLHDIRGELSGSNCVEPINIVGMDLYTDSLVCLHWLSAHVTKFDKLRNLSIFVKNRLDSICKMCEEFPIKFKFCAGSKNPADAITRPLSYKQLMNSNFFSGTVAEADIDVFASDMMEVTIPNTLLREEGISSSFESSNVHVATESVVGEDINHLVSMDSFSGFKSIVSVHRYVIRFINNLKIAVKMRDPSKYSHFNCLTDEETLSEAYNFVIYRDQQIHFPEVFKYFARSSNAVREIPNIISQLNIYPDHNGILRVRSKTARWKDRDKFMFSPILLSKDSVLTKKLILEMHKMTNHAGVYSLLTEVRKNFWVSHFFSTVKKILKACINCRRFHRHAVKLNQSPYRDFRLEPPNIPFRSIFLDYLGPYYIKYQGVKTKIWLLCITCLWSRAINLKLCFDMTVPTFLRALQLHIWEYGTPQLCFSDMGSQIVAGTNLISDFLRDPDTVQYLQEHGMRAVEFEQYYKGCNQLGSLVESCVKLVKRLIYGSVRNTVLNSLDFEFLIAETVHLVNRRPIAFHESLRDNNPNEVIPAAITPEILLKGYELVSLSIIPNLQPLPDSDPSWTPSKDPLEHIKDSYSKLRKSRSCLKDIYNSEFLAKLVHQATNVGSRYKPVSHENLQVGDIVLLKDVHLKPANYPMGIVKSVQMNSIGETTGATVMKGNKERVNRHSSSLIPLLSINEYSHSKVVHRQEDEHSNEDLALKRPKRLAALKGVRKTKNLYLHGDA; via the coding sequence atgcattctttgcagtgcaataaagaaattggttgggacaataggctatctgaggatctgttaagagaatggaataatattgctaagcagctaaattcttctccaatgatttcagttaatagatttgttggtaggagagatatgtataatttgattgcatatacagacagttctagaagcatttacggctgtgttgtgttcttatataatttgagaactaaaaaaacaaactttgtcatggctaagaacagatttgttaacaaacaattagaatctaaatccataccttctcttgaatttcaggcagtttctttagggactgaagtattacatgatattagaggagaattaagtggttctaattgtgttgagcctattaacatagtagggatggatctatacacagatagtctagtttgcttacattggttatcagcacacgttacaaagtttgataaattgcgtaatttgagcatctttgtgaaaaatagattagatagtatctgcaaaatgtgtgaagaatttcctattaagtttaaattctgtgcaggctctaaaaacccagctgatgcaatcacccgacctctctcctataagcaattaatgaattctaattttttcagtggtactgttgctgaagcagatattgatgttttcgcaagtgatatgaTGGAAGTCACCATTCCTAATACATTGCTCAGAGAGGAAGGTATAAGCTCTTCTTTTGAAAGTAGTAACGTTCATGTTGCTACAGAGTCTGTGGTTGGAGAGGATATAAACCATTTGGTTTCTATGGATTCATTTTCTGGCTTCAAGAGTATAGTTTCAGTCCATAggtatgtgataaggtttattaataacctgaaaattgcagtaaagatgagggacccaagtaaatattcacattttaattgtcttactgatgaagaaactttgtcagaagcttataactttgtaatctacagagaccagcagattcactttccagaagtttttaaatattttgcacggtcttctaatgcagttagagagatccctaatataatcagccaacttaatatttatccagatcacaatggtATATTGCGTGTTAGAAGTAAGACTGCACGCTGGAAGGACAGAGATAAATTTATGTTCTCGCCTATCCTTTTATCAAAGGATAGCGTCCTGACCAAGAAGTTAATCCtagaaatgcataaaatgacaaacCATGCTGGCGTCTACTCATTGTTGACCGAAGTTCGGAAAAATTTTtgggtttcacatttcttttcaactgtaaagaagattttgaaagcatgtataaactgcagacgatttcacagacatgcagtcaaattgaatcaaagtccatacagagattttaggttggaacctcccaatattccctttaggtctattttcctggactatcttggcccgtattatatcaagtaccaaggggttaaaacaaaaatttggttgctttgtataacgtgtttgtggtctcgagctataaatttaaaattatgctttgacatgactgtacccacattcttgagagcacttcagttacatatatgggagtatggtactccacaattgtgcttttcagatatgggatctcaaattgttgcaggtactaatttaatttctgattttttaagggacccagatactgtgcaatatctacaggaacatggaatgagggctgtagaatttgagcaatactacaaaggctgtaaccaacttggatcacttgtggaaagttgtgttaaattagttaaaagacttatatatggttcagttcgaaatactgtattgaattctcttgattttgagtttcttatagcagagactgtacatttagttaatcgcaggccaattgcttttcatgagtctttaagagataataatccaaatgaagtcattcctgctgcaataactcctgaaattttgctaaagggctatgaattggtctctttgagcatcattcctaatttgcaacctcttccagattccgacccttcatggactccttccaaggatccattagagcatattaaggacagttatagtaaattgcgtaagtctcgttcatgtttaaaagacatttataactctgaattccttgcaaaacttgtgcatcaagccactaatgtgggttctagatacaagccagtatcgcacgagaatttgcaagttggtgatatagttttactaaaagatgttcatttgaaacctgcaaattatccgatgggaatcgttaaaagcgttcagatgaactcgattggtgaaaccactggtgcaacagtaatgaaaggaaacaaagaaagagtaaatagacactcttcatcattaattcctctactgagtattaatgaatattctcactctaaagtagtgcataggcaagaggatgagcattccaatgaggatcttgcattaaagaggcctaaaagattggctgctttgaaaggcgtacgaaaaacgaaaaatctttatcttcatggagatgcttaa
- the LOC137639002 gene encoding uncharacterized protein, translating to MTVPTFLRALQLHIWEYGTPQLCFSDMGSQIVAGTNLISDFLRDPDTVQYLQEHGMRAVEFEQYYKGCNQLGSLVESCVKLVKRLIYGSVRNTVLNSLDFEFLIAETVHLVNRRPIAFHESLRDNNPNEVIPAAITPEILLKGYELVSLSIIPNLQPLPDSDPSWTPSKDPLEHIKDSYSKLRKSRSCLKDIYNSEFLAKLVHQATNVGSRYKPVSHENLQVGDIVLLKDVHLKPANYPMGIVKSVQMNSIGETTGATVMKGNKERVNRHSSSLIPLLSINEYSHSKVVHRQEDEHSNEDLALKRPKRLAALKGVRKTKNLYLHGDA from the coding sequence atgactgtacccacattcttgagagcacttcagttacatatatgggagtatggtactccacaattgtgcttttcagatatgggatctcaaattgttgcaggtactaatttaatttctgattttttaagggacccagatactgtgcaatatctacaggaacatggaatgagggctgtagaatttgagcaatactacaaaggctgtaaccaacttggatcacttgtggaaagttgtgttaaattagttaaaagacttatatatggttcagttcgaaatactgtattgaattctcttgattttgagtttcttatagcagagactgtacatttagttaatcgcaggccaattgcttttcatgagtctttaagagataataatccaaatgaagtcattcctgctgcaataactcctgaaattttgctaaagggctatgaattggtctctttgagcatcattcctaatttgcaacctcttccagattccgacccttcatggactccttccaaggatccattagagcatattaaggacagttatagtaaattgcgtaagtctcgttcatgtttaaaagacatttataactctgaattccttgcaaaacttgtgcatcaagccactaatgtgggttctagatacaagccagtatcgcacgagaatttgcaagttggtgatatagttttactaaaagatgttcatttgaaacctgcaaattatccgatgggaatcgttaaaagcgttcagatgaactcgattggtgaaaccactggtgcaacagtaatgaaaggaaacaaagaaagagtaaatagacactcttcatcattaattcctctactgagtattaatgaatattctcactctaaagtagtgcataggcaagaggatgagcattccaatgaggatcttgcattaaagaggcctaaaagattggctgctttgaaaggcgtacgaaaaacgaaaaatctttatcttcatggagatgcttaa